A window from Fibrobacter sp. UWB11 encodes these proteins:
- a CDS encoding restriction endonuclease subunit S, translating to MTLKLGDIATIIRGGNFQKKDFSESGVPCIHYGQIYTKYGLYADKTFTFISETAAAKQKYAEPNDIVMAVTSENVEDVCKCVAWVGNEKIAISGHSAIIHHNQNAKYLSYYFHTSMSFEQKRKLAHGTKVIEVTPDSLANIIVPIPSLAEQERIVAILDRFDTLVNDISQGIPAEIEARKKQYEFYRDMLLTSPKMDK from the coding sequence GTGACTCTGAAACTAGGCGACATAGCAACTATTATTCGCGGAGGAAACTTCCAGAAAAAAGATTTCTCCGAATCCGGTGTCCCCTGCATTCATTATGGACAAATTTATACCAAGTACGGTTTGTATGCAGACAAAACATTCACCTTCATTAGTGAAACTGCTGCCGCAAAACAAAAATATGCAGAACCAAATGATATCGTGATGGCCGTTACTAGCGAGAATGTTGAAGATGTTTGCAAATGCGTTGCATGGGTTGGTAATGAGAAAATCGCCATCAGCGGACATTCCGCAATAATACACCACAATCAAAATGCGAAATATCTGTCCTATTATTTCCACACATCAATGTCCTTTGAACAGAAAAGAAAACTTGCTCATGGAACCAAGGTTATCGAAGTCACCCCAGACTCGCTAGCAAATATCATTGTTCCTATTCCCTCACTTGCCGAACAGGAGCGCATCGTTGCCATTCTCGACCGATTTGACACGCTTGTCAACGATATTTCACAGGGAATACCCGCCGAAATCGAGGCCAGAAAGAAGCAATATGAATTCTATAGAGATATGTTGCTAACATCCCCAAAAATGGATAAATAG
- a CDS encoding restriction endonuclease subunit S yields MSKIDEMIKKFCPNGVEYKPLISFTKVLRGRRLTKNQLSLNAPFPVFHGGLEPLGFYSEANRPANSVMIINVGASAGTVGFCDKAFWSSDGCFTLESSENNSRYLYYAILCQEGFLKSRVRKAGIPTLDSCVVEKLIIPVPPLEIQEEIVHILDKFTELTAELTARKKQYEFYRDMMLTFKTDVDSIPLGDLFEFKNGLSKGKEFLGEELTL; encoded by the coding sequence ATGAGCAAAATTGATGAGATGATTAAGAAGTTTTGCCCGAACGGGGTTGAGTATAAGCCTTTGATTTCCTTTACAAAGGTTTTGCGTGGGCGCAGATTAACAAAAAACCAATTGTCTTTAAACGCCCCATTTCCTGTATTTCACGGAGGATTAGAGCCATTAGGTTTTTATTCTGAAGCGAATCGTCCTGCAAATTCCGTAATGATTATAAATGTCGGCGCATCAGCAGGAACAGTTGGCTTTTGCGATAAAGCGTTCTGGTCTTCAGATGGATGTTTTACTCTTGAATCTTCAGAAAACAATAGTCGCTATCTGTACTACGCAATTCTTTGCCAAGAAGGTTTTCTAAAGTCTCGCGTTCGAAAAGCAGGAATTCCTACACTAGATTCATGCGTTGTTGAAAAACTAATCATTCCTGTTCCTCCTTTAGAAATCCAAGAAGAAATAGTACATATACTAGATAAGTTTACGGAGCTAACAGCGGAGCTAACAGCTCGCAAGAAACAGTATGAATTTTACCGCGACATGATGCTGACATTCAAGACTGATGTTGATTCTATACCTCTTGGAGATTTATTTGAGTTTAAAAATGGACTTTCCAAAGGAAAGGAATTTTTGGGCGAGGAACTCACTTTATAA
- a CDS encoding zeta toxin family protein, protein MSTKRFRVFAGPNGSGKSSLYDYLVKNKFFSERLDVNADKIAKDLGNKGFNINTWPISCSIAEFLQSAKANTRPNNNISLNYLQEKIAFTNSTFIWKGRKSYKTINTVAAYLVDYLTMKMLGTDGTFFYETVFSHQSKIELMQIAKNKGFKVYLYFVSTKSSKINWERVKSRVKQGGHRVPKSKVKDRYKKSLQNLYPALKVADRVYFFDNSESAPNRAYLNFAECRNGQIKIEQSCDEVPAWFDTYVLQELKKNKHV, encoded by the coding sequence ATGAGCACAAAACGTTTTAGAGTTTTTGCAGGGCCAAATGGTTCAGGCAAATCGAGTTTATACGATTATTTGGTGAAAAACAAGTTTTTTTCCGAGAGACTCGATGTCAATGCAGATAAAATCGCCAAAGATCTTGGCAATAAAGGTTTTAATATCAATACTTGGCCTATTTCGTGTAGCATCGCAGAATTTTTGCAATCCGCAAAGGCTAATACCCGTCCAAACAACAACATCAGTTTAAATTATTTACAAGAAAAAATTGCATTCACTAACAGCACTTTTATTTGGAAGGGCCGCAAAAGCTATAAAACAATCAATACTGTTGCCGCATATCTTGTTGATTACTTAACAATGAAAATGTTGGGTACAGATGGGACATTTTTTTATGAAACCGTCTTTTCCCACCAGTCTAAAATTGAATTGATGCAAATTGCCAAGAACAAGGGTTTCAAGGTTTACCTGTATTTTGTTTCTACCAAAAGTTCCAAAATTAATTGGGAACGTGTAAAAAGCCGGGTTAAGCAAGGTGGACACCGGGTTCCTAAGAGCAAGGTCAAAGATAGGTATAAAAAATCATTGCAAAACCTTTATCCCGCACTGAAAGTTGCTGATAGGGTCTATTTCTTTGACAACTCCGAATCGGCTCCTAATCGAGCCTATTTGAATTTTGCTGAATGTCGTAATGGACAAATCAAGATTGAACAATCTTGTGACGAAGTCCCTGCATGGTTTGATACTTATGTCCTACAAGAATTGAAAAAAAATAAGCATGTATAA
- a CDS encoding GIY-YIG nuclease family protein: MAKKYIYIFTNPSFPKYVKIGEAEDPQKRLATANASTWTPKAFRIYGTYQTDTNNSDKMLHDLIDTCTDKLHVSDKINGHLRKREFYEMSPEQAWNIFKKIAEITNTTKKLWKNESWTTDEILEDIDSENEEHNGAINSTKRFNFKKYGIPVGTFIKFKYDSSIQAKILSDSNVEYKGESLSLSRLAEKLMVERTGKKWKGYQGPAYFTYNGIVLKDIKGKISSKKCNSIAVESKKGTPENKKRFDFQKIGIPVGSILKFKYDESVQVKTLSNSNVEYKGKEISLSKLAKQLMSNRTGKEWKTCQGPAYFTYKGVLVTDVKNKIISKHGESKAGAK; the protein is encoded by the coding sequence ATGGCAAAAAAATACATATACATTTTCACAAATCCATCTTTCCCCAAATATGTAAAAATAGGCGAAGCTGAAGATCCTCAAAAAAGACTAGCTACAGCGAACGCTTCAACATGGACTCCTAAAGCTTTTCGCATATATGGAACGTACCAAACAGACACAAACAATTCGGACAAGATGCTTCATGATCTCATTGACACATGCACCGATAAACTCCATGTATCAGATAAGATAAATGGTCATTTGCGGAAAAGAGAGTTTTATGAGATGTCTCCCGAACAGGCATGGAATATCTTCAAAAAAATCGCAGAAATTACTAATACAACAAAAAAATTATGGAAAAATGAAAGTTGGACAACTGATGAAATACTGGAAGACATAGACTCAGAAAATGAAGAACATAATGGTGCAATTAATTCGACCAAGCGTTTTAATTTTAAAAAATATGGTATTCCGGTCGGAACATTCATAAAGTTCAAGTACGACAGCTCTATTCAGGCAAAAATTTTATCCGACTCTAATGTTGAATATAAAGGCGAGAGTCTATCACTAAGCAGGCTTGCTGAAAAATTGATGGTAGAGCGAACTGGGAAAAAATGGAAGGGTTACCAAGGGCCAGCTTATTTCACTTATAATGGAATTGTTTTAAAAGATATTAAAGGCAAGATTAGTTCAAAAAAATGCAATAGCATTGCCGTTGAAAGCAAAAAAGGGACGCCCGAAAATAAAAAGCGATTCGATTTTCAAAAAATAGGGATTCCAGTCGGAAGTATTCTAAAATTTAAATACGATGAATCCGTTCAGGTGAAAACTCTATCAAATTCTAATGTTGAATATAAGGGTAAAGAAATCTCATTAAGTAAACTTGCAAAGCAATTGATGTCAAATCGAACCGGAAAAGAATGGAAAACCTGCCAAGGGCCAGCCTACTTTACTTATAAAGGGGTTTTGGTGACTGATGTAAAAAACAAAATCATCAGCAAACATGGGGAAAGTAAGGCAGGTGCAAAATGA
- a CDS encoding restriction endonuclease subunit S: MFNHRFLHKSDIKSLVECTDEEKQKLHVGRGDVLFTRTSETAEDVGHASVMLDDIGDCVFNGFSIRATPKTDKLLPEYCAYCFDTFSFRTYVTKNCGFTTRASLTGATIAEYKLPIPSIDVQKRIVNVLDNFDAVCNDLKIGLPAEIEARKKQYEYYRDRLLAFTPPR, from the coding sequence GTGTTCAACCACAGATTTCTGCACAAGTCAGATATAAAATCTCTTGTCGAATGCACTGATGAAGAAAAGCAAAAACTTCATGTTGGTAGAGGCGACGTTCTTTTCACACGAACATCAGAAACAGCGGAAGATGTAGGACACGCATCCGTCATGCTTGATGATATTGGCGACTGTGTTTTCAACGGTTTTTCTATTAGAGCAACGCCGAAAACAGATAAATTATTACCCGAATATTGCGCATATTGTTTTGACACATTTTCCTTTAGAACCTATGTTACAAAGAATTGTGGATTTACCACAAGAGCATCTTTAACTGGCGCAACCATTGCAGAGTATAAACTTCCCATTCCGTCTATTGATGTTCAAAAGAGAATTGTCAATGTTCTCGACAACTTTGATGCTGTATGTAACGATCTAAAAATCGGCCTTCCTGCGGAAATTGAAGCAAGAAAGAAGCAATATGAATATTATCGTGATCGATTGCTAGCATTTACCCCCCCCAGGTAA